Genomic segment of Salvia splendens isolate huo1 chromosome 12, SspV2, whole genome shotgun sequence:
ATGCAATGTTCTGCTTGTCAACTGCTATATCTTTTGTAGTATTATTTGTGTAATGATATCATGTACAATTGTTAATTAGAATCAAACACCAATTATTAACTAAGTAAGGATTTGAGCAGAAGTTTGAGCGAGAACTACCTCTTCGATTACTTGTTATGACACTATTTTAGGAATATTCTTTGTAGAGATGCCAaccaatttttttcattctctaATATTTGGCAATGGCTTTTTTAGTATGGCAACTCCAGTGGAACCTCCAAATGGGGTCAGAAATGAAGGGAAACATTACTACTCCATGTGGCAAACGCTTTTTGAGATTGATACAAAATATGTTCCAATCAAGCCCATCGGTCGAGGTGCCTATGGCATAGTGTGTTCTTCAGTTAACAGAGAAACTAATGAAAAAGTTGCTATCAAGAAAATTCACAATGCCTTTGAAAATCGCGTTGATGCACTAAGAACTTTACGCGAGCTGAAGCTTCTCCGGCATCTCAGACATGAAAATGTGATAGCTCTGAAAGATGCCATGCTCCCTTTTCACAAGGGAAGCTTCAAAGACGTGTATTTGGTATATGAGCTTATGGATACAGATTTGCATCAGATCGTCAAGTCATCTCAAGCACTTTCAAATGACCATTGCCAGTACTTCCTTTTCCAGGTATTCCACGAGTAGTTGTGTTGTAGATAGTGCAGTGGCAGCTTGCTTGACTCTTTGCAACAAAGTTGTATTACAATGATGGATTTGGTCAGTCACTCAGTTGTGTCTTACAGATGTATGCATTCATTCTTATAATCTTCTTACACCAGAACGTCTACCGCATCATACCATCCCTCTCCCCTACCAttggggaaaaaaagaaaagggaaaaaaatcgGTACCTACTTTTGAAAATCATGATTTGATTATTATATGCATTCCTGTCAGCTAAATTCTGACATCTATATCCTATTTATTAGAAACTTTAATTTCTTGTTTGAGATCCTAGGATTTTTGTCATGAAAGTCTTGGTAATGCCTTTATCAACGTCTGTTTCTAGCTTGTACTCTACTGACTGTGGAATACAGGGACAAATCATGACATTTATAATTGCTCTAGTTTATTTGTCGAAAGGAAATTTTCTTTTGCTTGTGCCTAGGGGATTGTGCATATACCATTCTTTGGTATATTCGTGATGCCAAGAATGAGGATATGACCTAACATTGTTCTTCGGATGAGTATTCTGAGATTTCCATGATCATCTGATATGAATGACTGATTTGATTTCTTTTTCATTTACTGTTTTTTATTATGATTATCTGTACATATATACACAATTCTGATAAAGTGATATTGCACAATTGGTTGTTCACCTTTGTTTGTTACTATTTCTAAAAACTAATGCAGTTACTTAGAGGTCTGAAATATCTTCACTCCGCAAATATTCTTCATCGCGATTTAAAGCCCGGCAACCTGCTCATCAATGCTAACTGTGATCTTAAAATATGTGATTTCGGCCTTGCTCGTACCAGCAGCAGTCAAGGCCAGTTCATGACTGAGTATGTGGTTACTCGCTGGTATCGGGCCCCAGAGCTCCTTCTCTGCTGTGACAACTATGGGACATCCATAGATGTATGGTCTGTTGGTTGCATCTTTGCAGAACTCCTTGGTCGAAAGCCTATATTTCCCGGTACAGAGTGTCTTAACCAACTAAAGTTAATCATCAACATCCTTGGCAGCCAAAAGGAAGACGATCTTGATTTCATTGACAATCCAAAGGCAAAGAAATACATCAGAACTCTTCCATACTCCCTTGGGACTCCCTTCACCCGTCTTTATCCCCACGCCCATCCTCTGGCGATCGATCTATTGCAGAAGATGCTTGTCTTTGACCCTTCAAAGAGGATAAGTGTTACTGATGCACTCCAACACCCGTACATGTCTCCCCTGTATGACCCGAGATGTGATCCTCCAGCTCAGGTCCCAATCAACCTCGACATAGATGAGGATCTAGAGGAGGGGATGATTAGAGAAATGATGTGGACTGAGATACTGCACTACCACCCAGAAGGTGCTCCTGCAACCACCGAAATCGCCATTTGAAGATTCGACGTTGTAAGTCTGTGTTCTGTTTAAGTTATAAGAACAGTGATCATTTGggttcctttttttcttttccttatttTAGCCTCTTATTTCAATAATGATGAGAAGCAATGGCATTAACAGTTTGAGCTGCTAATGTTCTGCTAATATCGGCATTTGTAATGCGGTTCACGGGCTTGACCTCTTTTCAAGAGCAATTGCCTTGTAATCTGTACATAGGTCTGGTGTTGTATGCCATCAACATTTCCTGTACATTACTTATCCCTCCatgaaaaaaatgttttttttttccttcaaaataatattgtagGGGTTATGGAATTATACATTTTTTACGTTGAGACACTTGCATGATAAGGCATAAGCATGATATTGATTTTCTGGGTACACCATTACA
This window contains:
- the LOC121758828 gene encoding mitogen-activated protein kinase homolog NTF3, which codes for MATPVEPPNGVRNEGKHYYSMWQTLFEIDTKYVPIKPIGRGAYGIVCSSVNRETNEKVAIKKIHNAFENRVDALRTLRELKLLRHLRHENVIALKDAMLPFHKGSFKDVYLVYELMDTDLHQIVKSSQALSNDHCQYFLFQLLRGLKYLHSANILHRDLKPGNLLINANCDLKICDFGLARTSSSQGQFMTEYVVTRWYRAPELLLCCDNYGTSIDVWSVGCIFAELLGRKPIFPGTECLNQLKLIINILGSQKEDDLDFIDNPKAKKYIRTLPYSLGTPFTRLYPHAHPLAIDLLQKMLVFDPSKRISVTDALQHPYMSPLYDPRCDPPAQVPINLDIDEDLEEGMIREMMWTEILHYHPEGAPATTEIAI